A genomic window from Salvia miltiorrhiza cultivar Shanhuang (shh) chromosome 5, IMPLAD_Smil_shh, whole genome shotgun sequence includes:
- the LOC130985823 gene encoding uncharacterized protein LOC130985823, whose amino-acid sequence MEAEVVEVLLPKKKANYISRGDSWNEANLELKSYGSGLKWVFLDYSSLWRAGLSWSVFFVLNIGVPLVSHFVFSCSDCDPSHQRPFDAITQLSLSLFAAISFLSISSFSRKYGLRRFLFLNRLSEESDKVRQHYTLQLHRSMKLLSAFVLPCFLVDSVYKIWWLSTGGEQIPYVYNIYLSKVIVCILLMCSWLYRISICFLVCVFFSLTCYLQLLRLDDFAQVFERESDVAAILVEHLSIRRNLRIISHRFRLFILSTLILVTISQFASLLVTTKPKSNVNIATAGELALCSITLVTGLFICLRSAAKITHKAQAVTALAAKWHACATINSFDDLDDETPSAQITPAAPHADWDTDNEEGDGDDVLDNTNLVPIYTHTISYQKRQALVTYFEHNRAGITVYGFMLDRTWLHTIFAIQLSLTLWILNKTIGIS is encoded by the exons ATGGAGGCAGAAGTGGTAGAGGTGCTGCTGCCCAAGAAGAAAGCGAATTATATATCGCGTGGAGATTCTTGGAATGAAGCGAATCTGGAGCTGAAGAGCTACGGATCAGGTCTGAAATGGGTGTTTCTAGATTATTCTAGTTTGTGGCGAGCTGGGCTGTCGTGGTCCGTGTTTTTTGTGCTGAATATCGGCGTCCCGCTCGTATCCCACTTCGTATTCTCTTGTTCCGACTGCGATCCCAGCCATCAGAGGCCCTTCGATGCAATTACtcagctctctctctcgctcttcGCCGCCATCTCGTTTCTCAGCATCTCTTCCTTCTCGCGAAAATATGGTCTCCGTAGGTTCCTGTTTCTCAATAGGTTGTCTGAAGAGAGTGACAAGGTTCGGCAACACTACACACTGCAGCTTCAT AGATCGATGAAGCTCCTGTCCGCCTTCGTCCTCCCCTGTTTCCTGGTAGACAGCGTGTACAAAATATGGTGGTTGAGCACAGGAGGAGAGCAGATTCCATATGTGTACAACATCTACTTGAGCAAAGTCATCGTCTGCATCCTGCTCATGTGCTCCTGGCTATACCGTATTTCAATCTGTTTCCTCGTCTGCGTCTTCTTCAGCCTCACCTGCTACCTTCAGCTGCTGAGATTAGACGACTTCGCTCAAGTCTTCGAACGAGAATCTGATGTGGCCGCAATCTTGGTGGAACATCTCAGCATCAGAAGAAATCTCCGCATCATTAGCCACCGCTTTAGGCTCTTTATCTTGTCCACTTTGATCCTAGTCACCATAAGCCAATTCGCTTCCTTGCTCGTCACCACAAAGCCTAAATCCAACGTTAACATTGCCACAGCCGGGGAACTCGCG CTATGTTCGATCACATTGGTAACAGGGCTGTTTATCTGCTTGCGAAGTGCTGCGAAGATCACACACAAAGCGCAAGCAGTTACGGCTTTAGCAGCCAAGTGGCATGCGTGTGCCACCATCAACTCCTTCGATGACTTAGACGACGAAACTCCCTCTGCTCAGATTACCCCAGCTGCGCCTCACGCGGATTGGGATACGGATAATGAAGAAGGAGATGGAGATGATGTGTTGGATAACACCAACCTAGTTCCAATTTATACACATACTATTTCTTACCAGAAGAGGCAGGCACTAG TGACATATTTCGAGCACAACAGAGCTGGGATCACTGTGTATGGATTTATGCTGGACAGAACTTGGCTGCATACCATATTTGCCATACAGCTTTCCCTCACGCTCTGGATCTTGAACAAGACTATTGGGATTTCCTAA